The stretch of DNA acaaaaaattgaattttaagaatgtagaattttttttttttatgtttaggttgacaaatttagttttagggtttagtttttaggggtagggtttagtatttataatttaggaattagtttttagtattaaaactttagttcaattatgtggtatttttggaaaaaaatacattttagtggtagttttggaaaaaaaactaaattgtgatatttttggaataaaaacctattttagtggtatttatgacaattgcccaaaaaaaaagttgccaCAATTAACCAATACTACGGGAATGCTCATCAAATTCTTTAACATAGAATAGTTTAAAATCCTACTGTATATTGTATgtttatgaaaatttataaaatgatttaataaaaaaaaaaatgtcaatcgAGAATGAGATGTCACCCGTTATTCTATTTAATGAAATGGTTCTTCAATCTTTCGATCTCCTTAGCCCCGAAGACATGTTAAGAACTGGGAACTTCTATCTCACTCTCAATTGACAATAGACTGAATGATTTctaccttatatatatatcagtttacAAGTTTTAAGAATACCAATTGTCTCCACGTTGTTCAAGTTACTTACAACACAAGTAAATCTAATTTAGCTTGCCTTCCCCAGCTTTGACACTGGTGGTGCTTGTCAATTTTAATTAGTGGAAATCATAAATTAGAGGTTAAAGAGGAAGCAAAACTCGCGTCTCGTGAGCATTTGAGGATGGGTGAGTatcaatatatacaaatatcaaTCTCCTTGAAGattggtgatggtgatggagaTGATCATGTTTACTCGCCATTCGTGTTTACATAGTGCCCGTGAAAGAGACCTCTCATCCAATGATCCAATATAGAGATGTTTTTCTCACGACGGTGACGAGAACTCTGATTACCGCCGGGAAATCATGTGCGCCGGTGGTTTTCTTTTCCGGTTTGTTTGGTCATATGGGTTTGGATTAAAACTAAGCCCAATGTAAAAATAGCCCATTAAAGAGCAACGTTACGTATTAATGGAAGAACAAAGTAGTTGCGGAATAAACAAGGGCAAATCAGTCAATATGATGTTAACGGTATAAAAGTAGTTTGTATCgttctctcttcgtcttcttctttttctacttCGCCTCATACccaagaaacaacaaagaaagcatgatggagatggagatagATAACGATGTGTTATATGTGCatgatgaagacgatgatgagtTAATCTCATATCATCTGGAGTCGATGTTGATAAAGAACGGAAATGCCAAGCCAAACAACTTCGTCCAAGACGTAGACGTGTTCAACAAGAATCCGAGGGAGGTGTTCGATTCTAAAAACCCTATCTTTGCGTTCGTTAAATCTCGAACAGAGGCTTGTGGTAAAACCGATGGATGCGAATCTGGCTGCTGGAGAATCATGGGTCGTGATAAACTGATACGATCAGAGAAGACCGGGAAGTTTCTAGGGTTCAAGAGGATTCTCAAGTTCTGCGAGAAGAGGAAACTAAGGGAATACAAGAGAACTTGGGTAATGGAAGAGTATAGGCTTGTGAATAGAGGGAAGCGAGATGATGAAGCAGCTGTGATTTGCAAGATTAGGCTTATGTTCGAAACCAAGATTACTTTCTTGCTAGCCAAGCATTTTTCGTATCTCTTCACATCACAATCGCTTCCTCTTCATGCAAGGATCTCGTTCTCAGATTATGGAATCGGTTTACCCTATTCTTCACCAGAGGATCTATCTTATCTGCAGATGCTCATCGATAAAGAAGGAAACATTTGGTCTAGCTCCAACGACGTGTACTGTGTGGAGCCATCGATGCATGTGAGTCTTGATCAGAGCTATGAGGATCTTAAAAAAAGACGTTTCTTCTTCGTGAAACGAACAAAGACTTGTGGTAAAACCGATGGATGCGATGGCGGTTGCTGGAGGATCATGGGCCGTGATAAGGTGGTTAAGTCGAAGGAAGGGAAAGTTCTTGGTATCAAGAGAGTCTTTAAGTTTATTGAGACGGTACAACGAAGATATGTTCTTCAAGGACAAGATGTGGAGGTGACTTGGGTTATGGAAGAGTATAGGCttaccaaaaagaagaagcaggatGAAGTGATTTGCGTTATCAAGCTTCTCTTCCCATACTTACTAAACCACTTGCTTCGAAGGTGGTAATTTCTGGATTTCATGATGATCTAAACGCATATTTCAGATTCCGTGCACAATCATTTTTATCGTTAAACATCATCAAACTGATTGTCATGATTCATGAGTctgtgtgcttttttttttcatgtattggAACTATATAGTTTCTTAAGTCTCTATTTCCTTTTCTCGTGGTTTGTGGTTGTGATTTGGTAAAACATACAATAACGCTAATCACACATATAAACATCCGTGAAAACTTGAGCTCAAATATGTAGccgattttataaaatagagcTACGTTGAATGCCTTTAAATAAACGTACGACGTCCTTTTAAACCGCTTAAGCGACGAAATAAACGACATTACTACACGCACTCCTGTATATGAATTTATATGTGGTCTCTCTGTACAAGAATCGAATTGGGACTCTTGTTAACATGTCAAATAATAAAAGTGTAAATATATAGCTGCATACTTGAGCTAATGTTTTTGAAtaggttttgaaaaaaaaaaaaatttaaaaaatagaacaaagcAGCATATAGGGGTATCCAAAATTTGGTATGAGTACCAAACCAAAAGCGAAGGCCGTCTTcgaattatataaaaaaagaaaaggaaaaatggAAGACAGAATTTGCTACATTAtagttcatttttaataaaattttagggTCGTCCACAGTGACTACAAGGGACATCATCCATCCAAAGTGAGGGCACTGCCGAAACAAACATATACCAGTACGAGCCGTTACAATGggacatttaaatatataatgcaATTATCGCCACTGTAATTTTCTGAATCTTTATGCATCATAGACGTTTGCGTCTGCAAATTAATGGACATCATACACTTTTTCTCAAGGCTCATCAAATAAAGAATATCGGTATCAAAGGGATGCATCGCTAGTGGACTAGAGGTAATACCAAACTCAATATATGCTAAATTGATATCCCATGACAACTCCCATTTCAACAAATCCTTAAGCTTCCAAACCTTTTGCCTATGATCATCGTATCTAGTAGTCGCGTCAATGTACATCGTATTATGTCGTTATCATGTACTACTTTGGGAGGATTTTTGTATggtgtttgtaattaaaaataattattaatattgacAATTTTCATtggtaatattttgtttttaggtttttggtttttatttgtttttggttatattttattttattattgtaataaaattatagactaaaatcaattttgtatcttttcttgtattataaatttataatgcaTTGGAACACCATTATTAGAGCATTCTCAATGGTCATCTTTTGATGGGTGTCAagacaataaaaaacaaaaaataattaaaagttgagaagagagagagattcaggGTCTCTGCCCAGACACTCTCTAACCTCTTTTTCATTGAAAGTCatcttttgattggttaatttttttaaaacaaataaattttatgttaaatatttttttaatattaaaatgttatttgagACCCCAATTTGAGAGTATTACCAATGGTTATGCTCTTAGTGTTAGCTTTCTCATCACAGCTCATAAAACCTATGAACTATTATTATCAATACTAGGTATTGAGCccccgcgatatcgcggggaactcattttaataaaatatttattacaaatttatttaatatatttttattaaattatttttaatttttgtttaagacTCAATGTTATTATCCCGGGTAAAATTTATTGTTGGATCTGCCACTGACCTCGATACACTTCCTATGAAAGACGTGATCGCATAGCGGTAGCCGTGCGCATTCATCATCCTTTTGAAACCCGTGGGTGAGGATGATGAGGCATATGCTACATTCGTCCCTGTCTTTCTTTACTTCTGCGGGCGACAGAAGATACTTGACCGCATCGGGATTCCCCTTTGGCGCAACATTGGGCAAGTCTGCAGGCACGAGGAAATCTCCTAGCGCTTCGCCTATCGTTGGGAGCTCCCCCATTATCTGGGCTTCAATGTGTACAGCCATCCTTATGCAATTGTGATTTAGAAGTTCAGGTCCGTC from Camelina sativa cultivar DH55 chromosome 9, Cs, whole genome shotgun sequence encodes:
- the LOC104710543 gene encoding uncharacterized protein LOC104710543 gives rise to the protein MMEMEIDNDVLYVHDEDDDELISYHLESMLIKNGNAKPNNFVQDVDVFNKNPREVFDSKNPIFAFVKSRTEACGKTDGCESGCWRIMGRDKLIRSEKTGKFLGFKRILKFCEKRKLREYKRTWVMEEYRLVNRGKRDDEAAVICKIRLMFETKITFLLAKHFSYLFTSQSLPLHARISFSDYGIGLPYSSPEDLSYLQMLIDKEGNIWSSSNDVYCVEPSMHVSLDQSYEDLKKRRFFFVKRTKTCGKTDGCDGGCWRIMGRDKVVKSKEGKVLGIKRVFKFIETVQRRYVLQGQDVEVTWVMEEYRLTKKKKQDEVICVIKLLFPYLLNHLLRRW